The Saprospiraceae bacterium genome includes a window with the following:
- a CDS encoding Rpn family recombination-promoting nuclease/putative transposase gives MSDSRPLISFDWAIKRLLRQKANYDVLEGFLSELLHRDMKIINIPESEANAAEESSKINKVDILCESSDKELILIELQYNSELDYMHRMLYGSSKLIVDYLEKGDPYDKVRKIYSINIVYFDLGQGDDYIYKGTTEFKGIHTRDILQINAGQKKAFNIDHISAIYPEYYIIKVNRFNDLSRDSLDDWIYYFKHNAVPENSKARGLNKVAHLLKIDQMDTTTKYEYEAYIKDRVISRSMLETAKFEGREEGMKANTINIVIEMKKEGLEIPFIAKITKLTENQVVTILKENGFIEQI, from the coding sequence ATGAGTGATTCGAGACCATTGATAAGTTTTGACTGGGCCATCAAGAGATTGTTGCGCCAGAAGGCAAACTATGATGTGTTAGAAGGATTTTTATCAGAATTGCTGCATCGAGATATGAAAATCATCAACATTCCTGAGTCAGAGGCTAATGCTGCCGAAGAGTCCAGCAAAATCAATAAAGTAGATATCCTTTGCGAATCTTCAGATAAAGAATTGATTCTCATTGAACTCCAATATAATAGTGAGCTTGACTATATGCATCGTATGTTGTATGGCAGCAGTAAGTTGATCGTCGATTACTTAGAAAAAGGTGATCCATATGACAAGGTTCGCAAGATTTATTCCATCAATATTGTATATTTTGACTTGGGTCAAGGAGATGACTACATTTATAAAGGTACTACCGAATTTAAAGGAATCCACACCAGGGATATATTGCAGATCAATGCAGGCCAAAAAAAAGCCTTCAATATCGATCACATATCAGCTATTTATCCGGAATATTACATCATCAAAGTCAATCGGTTTAATGATTTGTCCCGGGATTCCTTAGATGATTGGATATATTATTTCAAACATAATGCTGTACCCGAAAACTCAAAAGCCAGGGGATTGAATAAAGTTGCTCACTTATTAAAAATAGACCAAATGGATACCACCACAAAATACGAATACGAAGCCTATATCAAGGATCGTGTGATCAGTCGCAGTATGCTGGAAACAGCCAAGTTTGAAGGCCGGGAAGAAGGTATGAAGGCGAATACTATCAACATCGTCATTGAAATGAAGAAAGAAGGATTAGAAATACCTTTTATTGCTAAAATCACAAAACTTACTGAAAATCAGGTCGTAACGATACTTAAGGAAAATGGGTTTATTGAGCAGATTTAA
- a CDS encoding BlaI/MecI/CopY family transcriptional regulator produces MRINLRIVTLNPLEEEIMSIFWKLGKAFPKEIISYMEDPIPPYNTVLSTIRKLEKDGWLAYQVFGKTHQYYPLIQKDDFNKSVFSKMYHQFMGSNKNSLLSYFMQEEKMDIEELEALVKSLKK; encoded by the coding sequence TTGCGCATAAATTTAAGAATTGTGACTCTCAATCCACTCGAAGAAGAAATCATGTCCATTTTCTGGAAGCTTGGTAAAGCCTTCCCAAAGGAGATCATCAGCTATATGGAAGACCCTATTCCACCTTATAATACGGTGCTATCCACCATCCGAAAGCTGGAAAAAGATGGATGGCTGGCATATCAGGTTTTTGGCAAGACCCATCAATACTATCCATTGATCCAAAAAGACGATTTTAATAAATCTGTTTTCAGTAAGATGTACCACCAGTTTATGGGAAGCAATAAAAATTCACTCCTGTCTTACTTTATGCAGGAAGAGAAGATGGATATTGAAGAGTTAGAAGCATTGGTTAAATCTTTAAAAAAGTAA
- a CDS encoding AraC family transcriptional regulator, whose translation MSKSYAKLENRLFGLFLLILSLRVLKSLFYSFSTEEPIWFLQSGPAFFLLIGPLLFSYTLSIISPNSFWIKYWKSHIAFWVCVVVCLMFLIPFKDYVQLHKTTILPIINAQWFVYIIISIFFIQSNYENSLRLRIKWLIIVTAAVLIIWTYFTFISFDYFVGCSIIFSTIFYLSFLFFLINKKIASKIFEKRKVIKSINISKESEKSIEQLIALMISEKPHKNPDLKLADVAQNLDISSHELSKLINENLQISFTEFINKYRVEEAKLLITTNSNFTIEAIGNISGFNSKSAFYKAFKIHTGTTPSKYESHK comes from the coding sequence TTGAGTAAATCTTACGCTAAATTAGAAAATAGACTTTTTGGATTATTTCTACTGATATTAAGCCTTAGAGTGTTAAAGTCTTTATTTTATTCATTTTCTACTGAAGAGCCTATTTGGTTTTTACAGTCTGGTCCCGCGTTTTTTTTACTTATAGGTCCTTTGTTATTTAGTTATACATTAAGCATTATTAGCCCTAACTCATTTTGGATAAAATATTGGAAATCCCATATTGCATTTTGGGTTTGTGTAGTTGTTTGTTTAATGTTTTTGATTCCTTTTAAAGACTATGTGCAACTTCACAAAACAACGATTTTACCAATCATAAATGCACAATGGTTTGTGTACATAATAATTTCAATTTTTTTCATTCAATCAAATTATGAAAATTCTCTGCGTCTACGTATTAAATGGCTTATAATTGTAACGGCTGCTGTCCTAATTATTTGGACTTACTTTACATTTATTTCCTTTGATTATTTTGTTGGATGTTCGATTATATTTTCGACAATATTTTATTTATCCTTTTTATTTTTTCTTATCAACAAAAAAATCGCATCAAAGATATTTGAGAAAAGAAAAGTGATCAAAAGCATAAATATATCAAAAGAGTCAGAAAAATCAATTGAACAATTAATAGCTTTAATGATTTCTGAAAAACCACATAAAAATCCAGATTTAAAACTTGCTGATGTAGCTCAAAATTTAGATATATCTTCTCACGAACTATCCAAACTAATAAATGAAAATTTACAAATTAGCTTTACAGAATTCATAAATAAATATAGAGTTGAAGAAGCTAAGCTATTAATAACTACAAATTCTAATTTTACAATAGAAGCCATTGGGAATATTTCAGGATTTAATTCAAAATCAGCTTTTTATAAAGCATTTAAAATTCACACTGGTACTACACCTTCAAAGTATGAATCTCATAAATAA
- a CDS encoding transposase, whose amino-acid sequence MTKRKLTSVFKSKVVLEALSERYSLSELAQRHQVAPTQISTWKKEFLSNASVVFEKVPPRPQNLCQRIGMNY is encoded by the coding sequence ATGACAAAGAGAAAATTAACATCAGTATTTAAGAGCAAGGTGGTTTTAGAGGCTCTTAGTGAGCGATACAGCTTATCTGAGTTAGCTCAAAGACATCAGGTTGCACCTACTCAAATTTCGACATGGAAGAAAGAATTTCTGAGTAACGCATCGGTGGTTTTCGAAAAAGTACCTCCAAGACCACAGAATCTGTGCCAACGGATCGGGATGAACTATTAA
- a CDS encoding IS3 family transposase produces the protein MLGINRSTYYYTPIAEAALNLELMRLMDEHYLLHPYKGVPRMYIWLKMDKGYQINIKRIERLYYNLMGLRAIVPGPHTSKRHPEHAVYPYLLRNVEITNPNQVWATDITYIPMLYGYLYLMAVIDVQSRFILSWDISNTMDATWCAGLVQNSITRWGIPQIINTDQGSQFTAAEFTATVLDNGIKLSMDGKGRAIDNIFIERFWRTLKYEHVYLNPTSDGKELYKGIDTYMNYYNMERRHESLNYCTPYSQYQQKNK, from the coding sequence TTGCTTGGTATAAACCGAAGTACTTACTATTATACTCCAATAGCGGAAGCTGCACTGAATCTGGAGCTCATGCGGCTCATGGATGAGCACTATCTGCTGCATCCATACAAAGGCGTGCCACGGATGTATATATGGCTGAAGATGGACAAAGGCTACCAGATCAATATAAAACGAATAGAACGTCTGTATTATAATCTGATGGGACTTAGAGCCATAGTACCAGGTCCACATACTTCGAAACGGCATCCTGAACATGCTGTGTATCCCTATTTGCTTAGGAATGTGGAAATTACCAATCCTAATCAAGTATGGGCTACCGACATCACTTATATCCCGATGCTGTACGGTTATTTGTATCTGATGGCCGTTATAGATGTGCAAAGTCGCTTTATTTTAAGCTGGGATATATCCAACACGATGGATGCGACTTGGTGTGCTGGTCTAGTTCAGAATAGTATAACACGTTGGGGAATACCGCAAATAATTAATACAGATCAGGGGTCACAGTTTACGGCTGCTGAGTTCACTGCCACGGTACTGGACAATGGTATCAAACTGAGTATGGATGGCAAAGGCAGGGCCATAGACAACATCTTTATAGAGCGATTCTGGCGGACACTAAAGTATGAACACGTGTATTTGAATCCGACAAGTGATGGGAAGGAATTATATAAAGGAATTGATACATATATGAATTATTACAATATGGAAAGAAGGCATGAGTCATTAAACTATTGCACACCTTATTCACAATACCAACAAAAAAACAAATAA
- a CDS encoding alpha/beta hydrolase, which translates to MRITILLLTIFINNVSYGQRTERIYLNEKGSTSNMYVALFPKGKVINSIMVLLDGFGNSPNSVLSQTEIPKFASKNGILTIIPVLKTGATYWGSDTASQESLKEIIQLVVSKYQLKDKDFYIGGFGIGGTCAVKYSELAVQENYEIKPKAIFAINPILDWERYYYGAKRIIRLSDSTKVNDEVFYMINRIEKEMGGKPETVLENYHSQSPYSFSDTTQKAIKNLIKIPIMIIAEPDIQWYLKERNYDCSYNNIFDQVAMINELQRLGNKNAVLITTINKGYRMPNKVRHPNSWSIADPKQILKWLQTL; encoded by the coding sequence ATGAGAATAACTATACTTTTACTGACAATTTTTATCAATAACGTATCTTACGGACAAAGAACTGAAAGAATTTACTTAAATGAAAAAGGCAGCACCTCAAATATGTATGTTGCACTTTTCCCTAAAGGTAAAGTCATAAATTCAATTATGGTTTTGTTAGACGGTTTTGGAAATTCACCAAATAGTGTATTATCACAAACAGAAATACCAAAATTTGCTTCAAAAAATGGCATTTTGACAATTATTCCAGTTTTAAAGACAGGTGCTACTTATTGGGGAAGTGACACAGCTTCTCAAGAGTCGCTAAAAGAAATTATTCAGCTTGTTGTTTCTAAATATCAACTCAAAGACAAAGATTTTTACATAGGCGGATTTGGAATTGGCGGGACTTGTGCTGTAAAATATTCTGAATTAGCAGTTCAAGAAAATTATGAAATTAAACCGAAAGCAATTTTTGCAATTAATCCAATTCTTGATTGGGAACGTTATTATTATGGAGCAAAAAGAATTATAAGACTTTCAGACAGTACAAAAGTTAATGATGAAGTTTTTTATATGATAAATCGAATAGAAAAAGAAATGGGCGGAAAACCAGAAACAGTATTGGAAAACTATCATTCTCAATCTCCGTATTCGTTCTCTGACACCACACAAAAAGCAATAAAAAACTTAATAAAAATTCCTATTATGATTATTGCAGAACCTGATATTCAGTGGTACTTAAAAGAACGTAATTATGATTGTTCATATAACAACATTTTTGACCAGGTAGCAATGATAAATGAGTTACAAAGATTAGGTAATAAAAATGCTGTTCTAATTACGACAATAAACAAAGGTTACAGAATGCCGAATAAAGTTAGACATCCTAATTCTTGGAGCATTGCAGACCCAAAACAAATATTAAAATGGTTACAAACACTCTGA
- a CDS encoding SMI1/KNR4 family protein yields MIDLLQQISKKMIALHPDFFSDEEKESKWIGRNPATEESIIQTQERLGVKLPDDVVAFYKISNGTSVILNQTFGAFLPIEQIDWLKNADPYLIECYAEMGEAFTNDLKNSIIIAGAQYPHSVLLIQPYSEHKAWRYWEFATYNPGEHPFDGIKDYLSRLADFLKEQNINKAETE; encoded by the coding sequence ATGATAGACCTATTACAACAAATTTCAAAGAAAATGATTGCTCTTCATCCAGACTTTTTCTCTGATGAAGAAAAGGAATCTAAATGGATAGGTAGAAATCCTGCAACAGAGGAAAGCATTATACAAACACAAGAAAGATTGGGTGTTAAACTACCCGATGATGTAGTAGCATTTTATAAAATATCTAATGGTACGTCTGTCATCTTAAACCAAACCTTTGGGGCATTTCTGCCTATAGAGCAGATAGATTGGCTCAAAAATGCAGATCCATATTTGATTGAATGTTATGCCGAAATGGGTGAGGCTTTTACCAATGACTTAAAAAATAGCATCATCATCGCTGGAGCTCAGTACCCACATAGTGTACTTTTGATACAACCTTATAGCGAACATAAAGCATGGCGATATTGGGAGTTCGCGACTTATAATCCGGGCGAACATCCGTTTGATGGTATAAAGGATTATTTGTCAAGATTAGCAGACTTTCTTAAAGAACAAAACATCAATAAAGCAGAAACTGAATAA
- a CDS encoding DUF2310 family Zn-ribbon-containing protein produces MHHLSIKYNKTTDLNELWHSFYDFLGFLRHSGQLLGRDMNPYVHNGVMNAVIVTIAEDAFDVKYQNKYVKSRIKSLEKLCGHSLQIKWVGTGEDQENSICTCKKHEHLLLRYADVYSPIQCGKCYKSIPLYKLEKVKDFGYEPITSWMSNYMACVILDVNCSVGEKWAMAQQTEFDSELSILGRDTAAQIQAATGIKCYYFLNNFLEQSRYKDLNRPCPCCKKPWKLNEEIHKYVLFKCDDCLLMSNASYNVAEISLPLIFPEVEKVLSTFNDRALADKICSLIETWENFARSYVYKEEYIYEWQNDMDARRLLDESFSLISISLKKSILKLIKPLDDFVMENTFEIEKCIWGEKVEKENKYNRKKHWYYYRVNQLVFDKMKLEDKKVTKYFS; encoded by the coding sequence ATGCATCATCTGTCCATAAAATACAATAAAACAACTGACTTGAATGAACTTTGGCATTCGTTCTATGATTTCTTAGGCTTTCTGAGACATAGTGGTCAATTATTAGGTAGAGATATGAATCCATATGTGCACAATGGAGTGATGAATGCAGTGATTGTTACTATTGCAGAAGATGCTTTTGATGTAAAATATCAAAACAAGTATGTAAAAAGCCGTATTAAATCTTTAGAAAAATTGTGTGGCCATTCACTACAAATCAAATGGGTAGGCACTGGCGAAGATCAGGAAAATAGTATTTGTACCTGCAAAAAACATGAGCATTTATTGTTGAGGTATGCTGATGTGTATTCGCCTATTCAATGTGGTAAGTGTTATAAATCCATACCGCTTTATAAATTAGAAAAGGTAAAAGATTTTGGGTATGAGCCTATCACAAGCTGGATGAGCAATTATATGGCTTGTGTAATTTTGGATGTTAATTGTAGCGTTGGTGAGAAGTGGGCTATGGCACAACAAACGGAGTTTGATTCAGAATTGTCCATTTTAGGAAGAGATACAGCTGCACAAATACAAGCTGCAACGGGCATAAAATGTTATTATTTTTTGAATAACTTTTTAGAACAAAGCAGATATAAAGACCTAAACAGACCTTGTCCTTGCTGCAAAAAACCATGGAAGCTCAATGAAGAAATTCATAAATATGTGCTTTTCAAATGTGATGATTGTTTATTAATGAGTAATGCGTCTTATAATGTTGCTGAGATTAGTTTGCCATTGATCTTTCCAGAAGTGGAAAAGGTTTTGAGTACTTTTAATGACCGGGCACTGGCCGATAAGATATGTTCATTAATAGAAACATGGGAGAATTTCGCCAGAAGCTATGTTTATAAAGAAGAATATATCTACGAATGGCAAAATGATATGGATGCAAGACGATTGCTTGACGAAAGCTTTTCCTTAATTAGTATTTCATTGAAAAAATCAATCTTAAAACTCATAAAACCCCTTGATGACTTTGTGATGGAAAATACTTTTGAAATTGAGAAATGTATTTGGGGTGAAAAAGTGGAGAAAGAAAACAAATATAATCGGAAGAAGCATTGGTATTATTATAGGGTAAACCAATTGGTATTTGATAAAATGAAACTGGAAGATAAAAAAGTTACAAAATATTTTAGTTAA
- a CDS encoding helix-turn-helix transcriptional regulator — MKQLQTGEFFGKTSKTIYLDAITLTDTEYTLNKVDWHYHENAYFTFILQGNIIEGNKKEIYNCSAGSLLFHNWQEPHYNIKPDGFTRGFQIELKNTWFDNLDFNIDLLQGSMKIENVDIKFLMYNIFKETKIEDSATALTIQTLILQILAEMFQKTEIITQQNPIWVKKIKEILFYEYSDRLTLEYLSKTLHIHPVHLSRNFSKYFNCNLGDYLRKLKIEKSFTLLPNKELSLTEIAYESGFSDQSHFSRCFKSVSGISPNNFRKIISA; from the coding sequence ATGAAACAATTACAAACAGGAGAGTTTTTTGGGAAGACAAGCAAGACCATTTATTTAGATGCTATTACTCTGACAGATACAGAATACACCCTAAACAAAGTGGATTGGCATTACCACGAGAATGCATACTTCACCTTTATTTTACAAGGAAATATTATTGAAGGTAATAAAAAGGAAATTTATAATTGTTCAGCTGGTAGCTTATTATTTCATAATTGGCAAGAACCACATTATAATATAAAACCAGATGGATTTACCAGAGGCTTCCAAATTGAATTAAAAAACACATGGTTTGACAATTTGGACTTTAATATTGACCTGTTACAAGGAAGTATGAAAATTGAAAATGTGGATATTAAATTTTTAATGTATAATATATTTAAAGAAACAAAAATCGAAGACAGCGCGACTGCATTGACAATCCAAACATTAATTTTACAGATACTAGCTGAAATGTTTCAAAAAACTGAAATTATTACCCAACAAAATCCCATTTGGGTTAAAAAAATCAAAGAAATTTTATTTTATGAGTATTCAGATAGGTTAACACTTGAATATCTGTCCAAAACTTTGCATATTCATCCAGTTCATCTTTCAAGAAATTTTTCAAAATATTTCAATTGTAATCTGGGTGACTATTTAAGAAAATTGAAAATTGAAAAATCTTTCACTCTCCTACCAAACAAGGAATTGTCCCTAACTGAAATAGCATATGAAAGTGGATTTTCAGACCAAAGTCACTTTAGTCGTTGCTTTAAATCTGTGAGCGGGATAAGTCCTAACAATTTTAGAAAAATTATTTCTGCCTAA
- a CDS encoding serine hydrolase, which translates to MKEFCVLFAMFLFTYETILGQMVDLVKSDSVIYPIHKANIGKIVFMGQIIPIENFKEPDFLTSFELNDKTDLNIRVFMSNSLTNYLHQLSPQLTASELAKMGNFQFTFWVDEKKIYTENLHVGAFGEENKNKRTVFRIPLLSSTIEDSWGRFLWNRFYGNGGQDALTEGEHLLKIEIRSYLNLNEILTGHIIAEGELKVIVPEIKINEEHVKIQKIKHLKEFQVSKSQIDTPKIEELNRKIVTQNFKDITSILVLKDGELLLEEYFNGANRKTLHDTRSVGKSFASTLLGIAIKDKYIKSESQTLNQFYKLNTFQNYSKAKDSITLKDLLTMSSSFDGSDMNSESPGNEENMYPTKNWVEFALNLPIDKSKVENKQWDYFTAGVVVLGDIIHKSVPNGLEIYSNQKLFKPLGITKYKWQFTPQKVVNTAGSVQLRSLDYAKYGQLYKNNGVWNDKQIVSQDWIAKSLSHQITIAEDEHYGYLFWNKTYNVNGVNYEVYYSSGNGGNRIFIFKDFPIVVVITSIAYNTPYGHKQVDKIMQNYLIDAIMK; encoded by the coding sequence ATGAAAGAGTTTTGTGTTTTATTTGCAATGTTTCTATTTACATATGAAACAATTTTAGGACAAATGGTTGATTTAGTAAAAAGTGACAGTGTTATTTATCCCATTCATAAAGCAAATATTGGTAAAATTGTTTTTATGGGGCAAATTATTCCAATCGAAAATTTTAAGGAACCCGACTTTCTCACCTCGTTTGAACTGAATGATAAAACCGATTTAAATATAAGGGTTTTTATGAGCAATTCCTTGACGAATTATTTACATCAGCTTTCTCCCCAACTTACCGCCAGTGAACTAGCAAAAATGGGTAATTTTCAGTTTACTTTCTGGGTGGATGAAAAAAAGATTTATACAGAAAACCTTCACGTAGGAGCATTTGGAGAAGAAAATAAAAACAAAAGAACTGTTTTTAGAATACCACTCTTAAGTTCAACCATCGAAGACTCTTGGGGTAGATTTCTTTGGAATAGATTTTATGGCAATGGTGGTCAAGACGCTTTAACTGAAGGAGAACATTTACTTAAAATTGAAATTAGATCTTACCTAAATTTAAACGAAATTTTAACAGGACACATAATAGCAGAAGGGGAATTGAAAGTTATTGTTCCTGAAATAAAAATCAATGAAGAACACGTGAAAATTCAAAAAATAAAACACCTTAAAGAGTTTCAAGTTTCAAAAAGTCAAATTGATACTCCCAAAATTGAAGAACTTAACCGAAAAATTGTAACACAAAATTTTAAAGACATAACAAGTATTTTAGTTCTAAAAGACGGAGAACTTTTGCTTGAAGAATATTTTAATGGTGCAAATAGAAAAACACTTCACGATACAAGGTCTGTTGGAAAATCATTTGCATCAACACTTTTAGGCATTGCAATTAAAGACAAATACATTAAAAGTGAAAGTCAAACCTTAAATCAATTTTACAAACTCAACACATTTCAAAACTATTCCAAAGCAAAAGACAGCATAACATTAAAAGATTTGCTTACAATGAGTTCTTCTTTTGATGGCTCTGATATGAACTCGGAATCACCAGGAAACGAAGAAAATATGTATCCTACAAAAAATTGGGTTGAATTTGCATTAAATCTTCCTATTGACAAATCAAAAGTAGAGAATAAACAATGGGACTATTTTACAGCAGGTGTTGTAGTTCTTGGCGATATAATTCATAAATCCGTTCCTAATGGTTTAGAGATATACTCAAACCAAAAATTATTTAAACCATTAGGTATTACAAAATACAAATGGCAATTCACACCTCAAAAAGTTGTAAATACTGCAGGTAGTGTTCAATTGCGTTCTTTGGACTATGCGAAATACGGACAATTATACAAAAACAATGGTGTTTGGAATGACAAACAAATAGTGTCCCAAGATTGGATAGCTAAAAGCCTGTCGCACCAAATTACAATTGCAGAAGACGAGCATTATGGTTATCTGTTTTGGAATAAAACTTACAACGTGAATGGAGTAAATTACGAAGTATATTATTCAAGTGGAAATGGTGGAAATAGAATTTTCATTTTCAAGGATTTTCCAATTGTGGTAGTTATAACTTCTATAGCTTACAACACGCCTTACGGACACAAACAAGTTGACAAAATAATGCAGAACTATTTAATTGATGCAATAATGAAATGA
- a CDS encoding transposase, giving the protein MWACCVSSFPDHVKSPISYGRNIETLCGYFSARQYVSVSRIREMFADVFNLNISEGTIVNKIKSLAQRCMPQYEEIQKEVQQSSCVGTDETGGKVNGKLRWLWAWQTRLVTFIVVSSNRGFETIEKYFGEGFVNTILVHDCWKAHFIIGAKDVRYA; this is encoded by the coding sequence TTGTGGGCTTGTTGTGTCAGTTCTTTTCCTGACCATGTAAAGAGTCCGATAAGTTATGGTCGAAACATTGAGACATTATGTGGATACTTTTCAGCCAGACAGTATGTGAGCGTATCCAGAATACGAGAGATGTTTGCAGACGTATTCAATCTAAACATCAGCGAAGGAACAATTGTCAATAAAATAAAGTCTTTGGCACAAAGATGTATGCCACAGTATGAAGAAATACAAAAAGAGGTACAACAAAGTAGCTGTGTGGGAACAGATGAAACAGGAGGCAAGGTAAACGGTAAGTTGCGATGGTTGTGGGCATGGCAAACAAGATTAGTCACCTTTATAGTAGTTTCATCAAATAGAGGCTTTGAAACTATTGAGAAGTACTTTGGCGAAGGATTTGTTAATACTATATTGGTCCATGATTGCTGGAAGGCACACTTCATCATAGGGGCAAAGGACGTCAGATATGCCTAA